The following proteins are encoded in a genomic region of Dasypus novemcinctus isolate mDasNov1 chromosome 3, mDasNov1.1.hap2, whole genome shotgun sequence:
- the LOC101414427 gene encoding olfactory receptor 4S2-like, with protein MEVANNVTEFIFLGLSQEPATQLTFFALFLLFYIVIMVGNLLILLTVFSDPRLHTPMYFFLSNLSFVDIAYSSATAPKMIADFVSEKKTISYWGCVTQMFTFHFFGCAEIFILTVMAFDRYAAICQPLRYSTIMSAKMCAVLAAVSWLGALGHSFVQTFLTFQLPFCNAQVIDHYFCDVHPVLKLACADTTLVNMLVIANSGLISLGCFLILLASYTIILFSLRKRSAESRRKALSTCGSHLTVVTFFFVPCIFIYLRPSTTFPLDKAVSVFYTTITPMLNPLIYTLRNEDVKNAMKRLWDRKVSLKEKQKG; from the coding sequence ATGGAAGTGGCTAACAACGTCACTGAGTTTATATTCTTGGGACTCTCCCAAGAACCTGCAACGCAGCTAACGTTCTTTGCTCTCTTTCTGCTCTTCTACATCGTGATCATGGTGGGAAATCTGCTCATCTTGCTCACAGTATTTTCCGATCCCCggctccacacacccatgtatttcttcctcagtaacCTATCCTTTGTGGACATCGCCTACTCCTCAGCCACGGCACCCAAGATGATTGCAGACTTTGTTTCTGAGAAGAAAACCATTTCCTACTGGGGCTGTGTGACTCAGATGTTCACCTTCCACTTTTTCGGCTGCGCTGAGATTTTCATCCTGACGGTCATGGCTTTTGACCGATACGCTGCCATCTGCCAGCCTCTGCGTTACAGCACCATCATGAGCGCCAAGATGTGCGCCGTGCTGGCGGCAGTGTCCTGGCTGGGGGCCCTGGGCCATTCCTTCGTTCAGACCTTCTTGACCTTTCAACTGCCCTTCTGCAATGCTCAAGTCATTGACCACTACTTTTGTGATGTCCACCCAGTCCTAAAACTTGCCTGTGCCGATACAACCCTGGTGAATATGTTGGTGATCGCCAATAGTGGTCTCATCTCCCTTGGCTGTTTCCTCATTCTTTTGGCTTCCTACACAATCATTTTATTTAGCCTCCGGAAGCGGTCTGCAGAGAGCCGGCGCAAGGCTCTCTCCACCTGTGGCTCTCATCTGACTGTAgtaacttttttctttgtcccttgtatCTTTATCTATCTCCGCCCATCCACGACCTTCCCGCTGGATAAGGCTGTGTCTGTGTTCTATACAACCATCACCCCAATGCTCAACCCACTCATCTACACGCTGAGGAATGAGGATGTGAAGAATGCCATGAAGCGACTATGGGATCGCAAGGTCTCCTTGAAGGAAAAGCAGAAGGGATAG